A stretch of Mucilaginibacter terrae DNA encodes these proteins:
- a CDS encoding alpha/beta hydrolase family protein, translating to MKYKLWILTTLLYLIGNDFAYAQKTDTFMGEVVNYDEAAVPSYTLPDVLLTLNGKTVKSKKDWENERRAEIISLFKKNVYGQTPAGFDSIRFELTNHMPDAMDGRASLKEVTIHIWNKGKQVDIPFVMFVPNNRKKPAPVFLLINNRSKRNTDPTRLVKSNFWPAEMLVEKGYAIAAFHVGDAAPDKKDAYQHGVLDQLYPELLAQEDGMKAIGAWAWAASRVMDYFETDKDIDVHKVALVGHSRGGKTSLWAGALDQRFALVFSSCSGSTGASLARRQYGETISLINKQFGYWFADTYKQYSNRVNDLPVDQHMLIALMAPRPVYTTNAVDDRWADPRGSYLSLINALPVYKLYNKNTALTPELPPADSPIIKSNIGYHLRKGIHDLNVYDWENFVRFADYHYKK from the coding sequence ATGAAATACAAACTTTGGATTTTAACCACATTGCTTTATCTAATAGGTAATGACTTCGCTTACGCTCAAAAAACAGACACGTTTATGGGTGAAGTAGTAAATTATGATGAAGCGGCCGTGCCTTCTTACACATTGCCCGATGTACTGTTGACGCTAAATGGTAAAACGGTTAAAAGTAAAAAAGACTGGGAAAATGAGCGGAGGGCCGAGATAATATCGTTATTCAAAAAAAATGTTTATGGGCAAACGCCTGCTGGTTTTGACAGCATAAGGTTTGAATTAACCAATCATATGCCCGATGCTATGGACGGCCGCGCAAGCTTAAAAGAAGTAACCATTCACATCTGGAATAAGGGGAAACAGGTTGATATACCCTTCGTTATGTTTGTGCCTAATAACCGCAAAAAACCCGCACCGGTGTTTTTATTGATCAATAACCGCAGTAAACGAAACACCGACCCAACGCGCCTGGTAAAAAGCAACTTTTGGCCCGCCGAAATGCTTGTTGAAAAAGGGTATGCCATTGCAGCCTTCCATGTGGGCGATGCCGCACCCGATAAAAAAGATGCTTACCAGCATGGTGTGCTCGATCAGCTTTACCCCGAATTATTAGCTCAGGAAGACGGCATGAAAGCAATAGGCGCGTGGGCATGGGCGGCCAGCAGGGTTATGGATTATTTTGAAACGGATAAAGATATTGATGTACATAAAGTAGCCCTGGTAGGTCATTCACGGGGAGGAAAAACTTCGCTATGGGCCGGGGCGCTTGATCAGCGTTTCGCCTTGGTTTTCAGCAGCTGTTCGGGGAGTACGGGCGCTTCATTAGCGCGCAGGCAATATGGCGAAACCATAAGTTTAATTAATAAACAGTTTGGATACTGGTTTGCCGATACTTACAAACAATATAGTAATCGGGTGAATGATTTACCCGTAGACCAACATATGCTGATTGCCTTAATGGCACCCCGCCCGGTATACACTACTAACGCTGTCGACGACAGGTGGGCCGATCCGCGTGGGTCTTACTTATCACTAATTAATGCACTCCCGGTTTATAAATTGTATAATAAAAACACAGCACTAACACCCGAACTGCCACCTGCCGACTCTCCAATAATAAAATCAAACATTGGTTATCATCTTCGTAAAGGTATTCATGATTTGAACGTGTATGATTGGGAGAATTTCGTACGCTTTGCCGACTATCATTACAAGAAATAA
- a CDS encoding proline iminopeptidase-family hydrolase has translation MKRQILLVVMAALLACKQPQQADPAMGNTTADSIKTGGNRLISVDGKFKVWTKKVGNGKIKVLLLHGGPGFSHDYMECFDDFLPKEGMEIYYYDQLGCGNSDAPADTSLWNTKRYVEEVEQVRKGLGLEGFYIVGHSWGTLLAMEYLHKYQSHVKGVVFSNMTASIGDYVDYSATLKKKLFTARDRAIYDSLDRRKAYTTPKYTDLLMDKLYTKVICRLPIDQWPEPLTRAFKKANQTIYVQMQGVDEFHVTGNFKDWDFWSKLADIKIPALVLGGVYDEMNPESMKKEGRLLPNSRTYLCPEGSHMAMYDDQQCYFNSLTTFLKEVDEGKFKADAK, from the coding sequence ATGAAAAGGCAAATTTTATTGGTTGTTATGGCCGCATTACTCGCTTGTAAACAACCGCAGCAAGCTGATCCTGCAATGGGTAACACTACTGCTGACAGCATTAAAACAGGGGGAAACCGGCTAATTAGTGTTGACGGGAAATTTAAGGTATGGACAAAGAAGGTTGGCAATGGAAAGATTAAGGTATTGCTGCTGCACGGAGGGCCGGGTTTTTCACATGATTATATGGAGTGCTTCGACGACTTCCTGCCTAAGGAAGGCATGGAAATTTACTACTATGACCAATTAGGTTGCGGTAACTCAGATGCGCCGGCTGATACCTCCTTATGGAATACTAAGCGTTATGTTGAAGAGGTAGAGCAGGTACGCAAGGGGTTGGGCTTAGAGGGTTTTTACATTGTAGGGCACTCATGGGGTACCTTGTTAGCTATGGAATACCTCCATAAATATCAGTCTCACGTTAAGGGTGTCGTGTTTTCAAACATGACAGCAAGTATTGGGGATTATGTTGATTATTCGGCCACGCTTAAAAAGAAGTTGTTTACCGCCCGCGACAGGGCTATATATGATTCGCTGGACAGGCGTAAAGCCTACACAACACCAAAGTATACAGACCTGCTAATGGATAAGCTTTATACAAAGGTGATTTGCCGCCTGCCTATAGACCAATGGCCGGAACCATTGACCCGGGCATTCAAAAAAGCAAATCAAACAATTTATGTTCAGATGCAGGGTGTGGACGAATTTCATGTTACGGGGAATTTTAAGGACTGGGATTTTTGGTCCAAATTAGCCGATATAAAAATCCCCGCGTTGGTGCTTGGCGGGGTTTACGATGAAATGAATCCGGAAAGTATGAAAAAAGAAGGGCGCTTATTGCCTAATAGCCGTACATACCTATGCCCCGAAGGTAGCCATATGGCTATGTATGACGACCAGCAATGCTATTTTAATAGCCTTACTACATTTTTAAAAGAAGTAGACGAGGGCAAATTTAAAGCTGATGCAAAGTAA
- a CDS encoding DUF4832 domain-containing protein, which yields MLLKIVTALLCVASVSCKKDSEKDTAATSGTLVKPNYNRSTVFRNPMNGWVMYAGGDNESYWDMTYYVPDLGKTVKAIDYASACYIRTSWAKLNPSDGVYAWRDPNSALGKLISGAESRGVPIAFRINVDGRDQGLNTPQFVFDAGAKYYLENASFPLRRTPYPQDAVFKQYYAKFIAALAADFNDPKKTAFIDAYGLGKWGEAHNVIYEEVGATVTANTERLKEEVFDWVTDLYSQQFTKVPLVINYHRLIGHPASWGSANANSDRLLVKAINKGYSVRQDAFGMTDYYQSWEKAFAKTWNFKRPIIMEGGWITTGTHSYWTDPSKKYRQDHPEDVRQGEFDASLEAAVNMMDFRVGEIDSWFTKSFSLVQRFTSEGGYRLYPDRVYLPETVKSGEESTITHRWRNMGWGYFPNNIPQWNYKYKVAFALLDASGVVKKIFVDDKAEPSTWLKNTPASYELKAKVDLPAGTYTWAVAIVDTQKEKEPGIKLAVNGDLTAAGWLKLLNVQVQ from the coding sequence ATGCTTTTAAAAATTGTGACTGCGTTATTGTGCGTAGCGTCTGTATCCTGCAAAAAGGATTCGGAAAAAGATACTGCTGCCACATCAGGCACGCTGGTAAAGCCCAATTATAACCGCAGTACGGTGTTTCGTAACCCAATGAACGGTTGGGTGATGTATGCCGGCGGAGACAATGAAAGCTATTGGGACATGACTTACTACGTGCCCGATTTAGGTAAAACCGTTAAGGCAATTGATTATGCTTCGGCCTGCTATATACGTACAAGTTGGGCTAAGCTTAACCCAAGCGATGGCGTATATGCCTGGCGCGACCCAAACTCGGCCTTAGGTAAACTTATCAGTGGAGCCGAGAGCCGCGGGGTACCTATTGCTTTCCGCATAAATGTTGATGGGCGCGATCAAGGCCTTAATACACCCCAATTCGTTTTTGATGCCGGGGCCAAATATTACCTCGAAAACGCTTCGTTCCCCTTACGTAGAACGCCTTACCCGCAGGATGCTGTTTTTAAACAGTACTACGCCAAGTTTATTGCCGCACTGGCTGCTGATTTTAACGACCCTAAAAAAACGGCATTTATTGATGCCTATGGCTTAGGTAAATGGGGCGAGGCACACAACGTAATTTACGAGGAGGTGGGTGCCACAGTTACTGCCAATACCGAAAGGCTTAAAGAGGAAGTGTTTGACTGGGTTACTGATTTGTATAGCCAGCAGTTCACTAAAGTTCCGTTGGTAATTAATTACCACCGTTTAATTGGTCACCCGGCAAGCTGGGGTTCGGCAAATGCAAACAGCGATAGGTTACTGGTTAAAGCCATTAACAAAGGCTATAGCGTGCGCCAGGATGCCTTTGGTATGACCGATTATTACCAAAGCTGGGAAAAAGCGTTTGCCAAAACATGGAACTTTAAACGCCCCATTATTATGGAAGGTGGCTGGATAACCACCGGTACACACAGCTACTGGACCGACCCAAGCAAAAAATACAGACAAGACCATCCCGAAGATGTGCGCCAGGGGGAGTTTGATGCATCGTTAGAGGCTGCGGTAAACATGATGGATTTCAGGGTTGGTGAAATTGATAGCTGGTTTACCAAGTCATTCTCGTTAGTGCAGCGCTTTACCTCTGAGGGTGGTTACCGCTTATACCCTGACAGGGTTTATCTGCCCGAAACCGTTAAAAGCGGCGAAGAATCTACCATTACCCACCGCTGGCGTAACATGGGCTGGGGCTACTTTCCTAACAACATACCGCAATGGAATTACAAATACAAAGTTGCCTTCGCCTTGCTTGATGCTTCGGGTGTTGTAAAAAAGATTTTTGTTGATGACAAGGCCGAGCCTTCAACCTGGCTTAAAAATACCCCGGCATCTTACGAGTTAAAAGCCAAAGTAGATTTGCCCGCAGGTACATACACATGGGCTGTTGCCATTGTTGATACCCAAAAGGAGAAAGAACCCGGTATTAAGCTTGCTGTTAATGGTGATTTAACCGCTGCAGGGTGGCTTAAATTGTTAAATGTGCAAGTGCAATAA
- a CDS encoding MFS transporter, which yields MKQEHIKQGYQWVEAIPAAACMLLMFQAYLIAPLSPSLSVDLSSSLINLAVPAFAIPFAISASAMIFIKPAINPRDYFVFSLIALCAGTYLLSIVTSATGFLTIRALTGLATGAMLPSAILLSLRPHQHKRSLKYMVLVIFALATGMTFGPSLGGWLNELIGWRCLYRIIRTLAALLLLIYIWEDRRERYDGVEPFVIKAAGRSPSDWKSRYNYSFVYLTGVFHSGVFVWISHYFTTHYGLDEFQIATDLFIFGLPGFVVTLLMYFYRLDKKVITILYASLGVTIAGLLALMVSLPLWLAECLLGIMSIGFGCSQPLFIGILKLPRVGSSPIEPVAKGSAILFAGYGTGPLIMLALLSVDLAAAMLFLILLVLALAYTSRRVWNAGVSKVIPVIPLSNI from the coding sequence ATGAAACAAGAACATATCAAACAAGGTTATCAATGGGTTGAGGCTATCCCTGCCGCAGCATGTATGCTGCTGATGTTTCAGGCTTATCTCATTGCTCCTTTGTCTCCCAGCCTGTCGGTTGATCTCAGTTCGTCGTTAATTAATCTCGCTGTACCTGCCTTTGCTATTCCGTTTGCCATCTCCGCAAGTGCAATGATTTTTATAAAGCCCGCAATAAATCCGCGAGACTATTTTGTTTTTTCCCTAATTGCGCTGTGTGCCGGCACCTATTTGCTTAGTATAGTCACCTCTGCTACTGGCTTTTTAACGATCAGGGCACTAACAGGCCTTGCAACCGGTGCCATGCTGCCCTCGGCAATATTGTTGTCTCTACGGCCTCATCAGCATAAGCGGTCGTTGAAATATATGGTGCTGGTCATTTTTGCATTAGCCACAGGTATGACATTTGGGCCAAGTTTGGGAGGATGGTTGAACGAACTCATTGGATGGAGATGCCTTTACAGGATCATCAGGACGCTTGCAGCCTTACTTTTATTGATTTATATATGGGAAGATAGGCGGGAGCGGTATGACGGAGTAGAACCATTTGTAATAAAAGCTGCAGGCAGGTCACCATCTGATTGGAAAAGCAGGTATAATTACAGCTTTGTTTATTTAACGGGCGTGTTCCACTCCGGTGTATTCGTCTGGATCAGTCATTACTTCACCACTCATTACGGGTTAGATGAATTTCAAATAGCAACTGATCTGTTTATTTTCGGCTTGCCTGGCTTTGTGGTTACCCTGCTTATGTATTTTTACCGGCTTGATAAAAAGGTAATAACTATCCTTTACGCCTCACTTGGTGTTACCATTGCCGGTCTTTTGGCATTAATGGTAAGCTTGCCTTTGTGGTTGGCCGAATGCTTATTAGGCATTATGTCAATTGGTTTTGGTTGTAGTCAGCCTTTATTTATCGGTATACTCAAACTGCCCCGGGTAGGTTCATCACCAATAGAGCCTGTGGCAAAAGGGTCAGCAATCCTTTTTGCTGGTTATGGCACAGGTCCCCTAATAATGCTTGCACTGCTCAGTGTTGATTTAGCGGCCGCAATGTTGTTTTTGATCTTACTGGTGTTGGCGCTGGCGTACACCTCGCGCCGTGTATGGAATGCAGGCGTAAGTAAAGTTATACCGGTTATTCCTCTCAGTAATATTTAA
- a CDS encoding nuclear transport factor 2 family protein gives MEQRAPLPPFNLETALQKVQMAEDAWNSRDPERVCLAYTVDTEWRNRAEFINGRAEIKAFLTNKWQKELHYKLKKELWSFHDNRIAVRFYYEWQDAAGQWYRSYGNELWEFDENGLMQKRYASINDLAIGENEKTL, from the coding sequence ATGGAACAAAGAGCACCACTACCGCCATTCAATTTAGAAACAGCGTTACAAAAGGTTCAAATGGCGGAAGATGCCTGGAACAGCCGCGACCCGGAGCGGGTTTGCTTGGCTTACACTGTTGATACCGAATGGAGGAATCGCGCTGAATTTATTAACGGCAGGGCAGAAATAAAAGCGTTTTTAACCAACAAATGGCAAAAAGAACTTCATTATAAGCTTAAGAAAGAACTTTGGAGTTTTCATGATAACCGGATAGCCGTACGTTTTTATTATGAATGGCAGGATGCTGCAGGTCAATGGTACAGAAGCTATGGTAACGAACTTTGGGAGTTTGATGAAAACGGCCTCATGCAGAAACGCTATGCCAGCATCAATGATCTTGCTATTGGTGAGAATGAAAAGACTTTGTAA
- a CDS encoding sialate O-acetylesterase, producing MKRLPVLLLFMLIALCSYGRIILPALVSSDMVLQQKAKVRLWGKSTRKGSVQLITSWSKRQYKALINKDCTWHIIINTPAAGGPYNISLSDGEELALTNVLIGEVWFCSGQSNMEMPVRGWKNQPVTNSAELLLNANNPNMRLFTVARIASLTPLNTCQGEWKQADTESVGNFSAVAYQFGLMLQQCLKVPVGLIFSSWGGTKIEAWMDKASIMQHPDIELPMQLPPPTVDRQPPTALYNGMVLPVRNYAIKGFIWYQGEANKDAADRYKSLFS from the coding sequence ATGAAACGGTTACCTGTGCTTTTATTGTTCATGCTCATAGCATTATGCAGTTACGGGCGCATTATATTGCCTGCACTGGTAAGTTCTGATATGGTGCTGCAGCAAAAAGCTAAAGTTAGGCTTTGGGGTAAAAGTACTCGCAAGGGAAGTGTACAGCTCATCACATCCTGGAGCAAGAGGCAGTACAAAGCCCTTATAAACAAAGACTGTACTTGGCATATTATCATTAATACTCCCGCTGCCGGAGGACCTTACAACATAAGCCTTAGCGATGGTGAAGAACTTGCGCTCACTAACGTGTTGATTGGGGAGGTATGGTTTTGTTCCGGTCAATCAAATATGGAAATGCCCGTGCGGGGATGGAAAAATCAGCCGGTTACAAATTCCGCAGAACTATTATTGAACGCTAACAATCCTAACATGCGCTTATTTACCGTAGCGCGCATCGCATCATTAACGCCATTAAATACTTGCCAAGGTGAGTGGAAACAGGCAGATACTGAAAGTGTAGGCAATTTTAGTGCCGTGGCATACCAGTTTGGGTTGATGCTGCAGCAATGCCTTAAAGTACCCGTAGGACTAATTTTCTCCTCATGGGGAGGTACTAAGATAGAAGCCTGGATGGATAAGGCATCTATTATGCAACACCCCGACATTGAACTGCCAATGCAACTTCCACCCCCAACCGTCGATCGCCAGCCGCCTACGGCATTGTATAACGGTATGGTACTCCCGGTAAGAAATTATGCCATTAAAGGGTTTATTTGGTACCAGGGAGAGGCTAATAAAGATGCGGCAGATAGGTATAAAAGCCTCTTTTCGTAA
- a CDS encoding alpha/beta fold hydrolase gives MKTTVFKSAAMSISAMIILLLSTSLPGVAQQKPALNDAEKPTIILVHGAFADGSSWNKVIPILQKKGYQAIAVQNPLTSLGDDVAAVERAISEVKGKVILVGHSWGGVVITQAGNNDKVKALVYVAAYAPSEGQSIDSISREAYAERKILNVPGFNDPVITDGYIRLKEDAIIKYFAQDLPLQEAKNIAAGQGRFHVSTLTAKITVPAWKSKPSFYVVADHDQIISPQVEAEMAKKIHATTVHIPASHVAMLSKPAEVAEVIFKAAGVK, from the coding sequence ATGAAAACAACAGTTTTTAAATCAGCTGCCATGAGCATATCGGCAATGATTATCCTGCTCTTATCCACCTCTCTTCCGGGAGTAGCGCAACAAAAACCGGCACTGAATGATGCTGAAAAACCGACCATAATTCTCGTTCACGGGGCTTTTGCCGATGGTTCTTCCTGGAATAAGGTTATACCCATCCTTCAAAAAAAGGGTTATCAGGCTATTGCCGTACAAAATCCGCTTACATCTTTAGGCGATGATGTAGCAGCGGTTGAACGTGCCATTTCAGAAGTAAAGGGCAAAGTAATTTTAGTGGGCCACTCGTGGGGCGGAGTGGTAATTACCCAGGCTGGTAACAATGACAAAGTTAAAGCGCTGGTGTATGTTGCCGCCTACGCGCCAAGCGAAGGCCAAAGTATTGACAGCATCAGTCGGGAAGCCTATGCCGAAAGAAAAATTCTGAATGTTCCTGGTTTTAACGATCCGGTAATTACCGATGGATATATTCGTTTAAAGGAAGATGCGATCATCAAATATTTTGCACAAGACCTCCCTTTACAGGAAGCTAAAAACATAGCCGCAGGCCAAGGCCGGTTTCATGTAAGTACATTAACGGCAAAAATTACTGTTCCCGCCTGGAAAAGTAAACCCAGCTTTTACGTGGTAGCAGATCATGATCAAATTATATCTCCGCAGGTTGAAGCTGAAATGGCTAAGAAAATACATGCCACCACCGTCCACATCCCTGCAAGCCATGTTGCCATGCTATCCAAACCCGCAGAGGTGGCAGAAGTTATATTCAAGGCCGCAGGTGTCAAATAA
- a CDS encoding DsbA family protein, with amino-acid sequence MKIDMALLKETISMDEHFLGADNPKIRIIQYGDFQCPLSRAARPVMLELLREYGQQVSFTFRNYPLLNLHPYAFDAACAVEAAGKQGKYWEMHHAVMGNQGKLNDDLFMELAEKLGLNDIKFVTDSISKDVHSKINMDFKLGTESGLTTTPGFFINGKQFHGCAADLYVLISIILED; translated from the coding sequence ATGAAAATCGATATGGCACTGTTAAAAGAGACTATTTCAATGGATGAGCATTTCCTTGGTGCAGATAATCCGAAGATACGTATCATACAATATGGAGATTTTCAATGTCCTTTATCACGGGCAGCCAGGCCTGTTATGCTCGAGCTTTTGCGTGAATACGGGCAGCAAGTTTCATTTACCTTCCGCAATTATCCGTTGCTCAATTTGCATCCCTATGCTTTTGATGCTGCTTGTGCGGTGGAGGCCGCAGGCAAACAAGGGAAGTACTGGGAAATGCATCATGCTGTAATGGGCAATCAGGGCAAATTAAATGATGATCTTTTCATGGAGCTTGCTGAAAAACTGGGACTTAATGACATTAAATTCGTAACGGATTCCATCAGTAAAGATGTTCACTCCAAAATCAATATGGACTTTAAGTTGGGAACGGAAAGCGGCTTAACTACAACGCCTGGCTTTTTTATCAACGGAAAGCAGTTCCATGGTTGTGCTGCTGATCTGTACGTGTTAATCTCCATTATTTTGGAGGATTGA
- a CDS encoding response regulator — protein sequence MKTILIFDPDPDLLEIICLSLEMQGFVVVGIHNLNIDMMALIGHHKPGLILLDFAYAGKLCIKWCSHIKRLYPTLPVIALSCSNNIGETYNAHGFDDCICKPFDLAHLYATVDKYTNLLYQYD from the coding sequence ATGAAAACTATCCTGATATTTGATCCCGATCCCGACTTACTGGAAATTATTTGTCTTTCCCTCGAAATGCAAGGTTTTGTTGTAGTAGGTATCCATAATTTGAATATTGATATGATGGCTTTGATCGGGCATCACAAACCAGGTCTGATCCTCTTAGATTTTGCTTATGCCGGCAAGTTATGCATCAAATGGTGCAGCCATATTAAACGTTTGTACCCCACATTGCCCGTAATTGCCTTGAGTTGTAGTAATAACATCGGCGAAACTTATAATGCTCACGGATTTGATGACTGCATTTGTAAGCCTTTTGATCTGGCACATCTTTATGCAACAGTTGACAAGTACACCAACCTTTTGTACCAGTATGATTGA
- a CDS encoding alpha/beta fold hydrolase: protein MHNNTTYNYIDIAGVNIFYREAGPKDAPTLLLLHGYPSSSFMFKNLISDLCDQYHLIAPDYPGFGKSEQPAVADFDYTFDNYAFIIEELLTKLNIDKYSLYMMDYGAPLGYRIAAKYPERIDTLIVQNGCAYEEGLDTFWEPIKAYWHDRNNKEAENILRSFIHPDGLKWQYTHGVPDHSVVSPDNWEMDLRHLEKPGNAQIQLDLIYNYRTNPPKYPEWQRYFQDHNPEMLIVYGKNDYIFPASVAEAYKKDVKNLECHLFDTGHFALESHGTQISATIINFLKRKIIR, encoded by the coding sequence ATGCATAATAATACCACTTATAACTACATCGATATAGCCGGAGTTAATATTTTTTATCGTGAGGCCGGACCTAAAGATGCTCCTACCCTACTATTATTACATGGCTACCCCTCATCTTCTTTCATGTTCAAAAACCTGATCAGCGACCTTTGTGACCAATATCATTTGATCGCTCCTGATTATCCCGGTTTTGGCAAAAGCGAACAGCCAGCAGTTGCTGATTTTGATTATACATTTGACAATTATGCGTTTATAATTGAAGAGCTGCTGACCAAGTTGAATATTGACAAATACAGCTTGTACATGATGGATTATGGTGCGCCTTTGGGCTATCGTATAGCTGCAAAATATCCGGAAAGAATAGATACGTTAATTGTTCAGAATGGGTGCGCTTATGAAGAAGGCCTTGATACGTTTTGGGAACCCATCAAGGCTTACTGGCATGACAGAAATAATAAGGAAGCGGAAAACATACTCCGCAGTTTCATCCATCCTGACGGATTGAAGTGGCAGTATACACACGGTGTGCCCGACCATTCGGTTGTCAGTCCTGATAACTGGGAAATGGACCTCCGGCACCTCGAGAAACCAGGGAATGCGCAAATACAACTTGATCTGATCTATAATTACAGGACTAACCCGCCTAAATACCCCGAATGGCAACGATATTTTCAGGATCATAACCCGGAAATGCTGATCGTGTACGGTAAAAACGACTACATATTTCCGGCATCAGTTGCGGAGGCTTACAAGAAAGATGTAAAAAATTTAGAATGCCATTTGTTTGATACCGGGCATTTTGCGTTAGAAAGCCATGGTACACAAATTTCGGCAACGATCATTAACTTTCTGAAGCGGAAAATTATCCGATGA
- a CDS encoding pyridoxamine 5'-phosphate oxidase family protein codes for MNYEQIAFTDAVKKLQEMYGSRTAYERIENGYHEGGLTESEEQFISSRDSFYMASISQSGYPYIQHRGGPKGFIRVIDESTLGVVDFSGNRQYISVGNAAENPKVSLIMMDYPQRARLKLFADIKIVGITENPELFEQLDPAGYKHKAERMLLFTVKGYNWNCPQHITPRYTLEEIEAAFAERNGYIKSLEEEVKRLRLSQAD; via the coding sequence ATGAACTATGAGCAAATTGCATTTACCGACGCGGTAAAGAAATTACAAGAAATGTATGGGAGCCGTACAGCCTATGAAAGGATTGAAAACGGGTATCATGAAGGCGGCCTCACGGAGTCTGAAGAGCAATTCATCAGCAGCAGGGATAGCTTTTATATGGCCAGTATCAGTCAATCGGGTTACCCTTACATACAGCACAGGGGAGGGCCAAAAGGTTTCATCAGGGTAATTGATGAGTCAACACTTGGTGTGGTTGATTTTAGTGGTAACAGGCAATACATCTCCGTTGGAAATGCAGCCGAAAATCCTAAGGTGTCGTTAATTATGATGGATTACCCGCAACGTGCCCGGCTTAAGCTATTTGCAGATATAAAGATCGTTGGGATTACGGAGAACCCGGAGCTTTTTGAGCAACTTGACCCGGCAGGCTATAAACATAAAGCAGAACGCATGTTACTTTTTACGGTAAAGGGTTACAACTGGAATTGCCCGCAACATATAACCCCGAGATACACTTTGGAAGAAATAGAAGCAGCATTTGCGGAAAGAAATGGATACATAAAATCCCTGGAGGAAGAGGTCAAGCGTTTACGGCTCTCACAAGCAGATTAA
- a CDS encoding VOC family protein: MKFTLDTIIFYVQNVDQLKAFYKETFNLEIIEEYQSLWALLNAGPCKLGLHKIGEKYLNELKTDVKFENNTKIVFEINDDINKVRTLFVDQNIVMREIKTFDNYDYWLCDGEDPEGNVFQLKQKK; the protein is encoded by the coding sequence ATGAAATTTACGCTGGACACGATCATCTTTTACGTTCAAAATGTAGACCAGTTAAAAGCTTTTTACAAGGAAACTTTCAATCTTGAAATAATTGAAGAATACCAATCGTTATGGGCGCTTTTAAATGCGGGGCCTTGCAAGTTAGGGCTTCATAAAATTGGTGAAAAGTATTTGAACGAACTAAAGACAGACGTTAAGTTTGAAAATAATACCAAAATCGTTTTTGAAATAAATGATGACATTAATAAAGTCAGGACGCTTTTTGTTGATCAGAACATTGTAATGAGAGAAATAAAAACTTTTGACAATTATGATTATTGGTTATGCGATGGAGAAGACCCTGAAGGCAATGTTTTCCAATTAAAGCAAAAAAAATAG